A part of Kineosporia sp. NBRC 101731 genomic DNA contains:
- a CDS encoding Nif11-like leader peptide family natural product precursor has product MSVHASEAFLRVMHDTPEVAQQLKATTGIQEVVRLGHRHGFDFTEGDFREASTVFRPSGAASAPVKSLSKPRNTTFLHHEYSLDEVEGFEPVLAELPRLKVKPPTVDLAEFDRSYRPDDASSTNRSPSDPAYQEWHRAMKQGSWLDPEGVKRQVRRDFHLVNLDETIEYPGYDAYFDAKTRTVAALEKLFGTEIRFSGSMWYPPHSYRLWHTNEDQPGWRMYVVDVDRPFENGHDTSFFRYQNPQTGQIVTLHEKPRIVRFFKAEQDPDRLFWHCIVNPTDRHRWSFGFVVPDDWQDKIRIRS; this is encoded by the coding sequence ATGTCCGTCCACGCGTCCGAGGCATTCCTCCGGGTCATGCACGACACCCCCGAGGTGGCCCAGCAGCTGAAGGCGACCACCGGCATCCAGGAGGTGGTCAGGCTGGGGCACCGGCACGGGTTTGATTTCACCGAGGGCGATTTCCGCGAGGCATCGACGGTCTTCCGCCCCTCCGGAGCGGCGTCCGCCCCGGTGAAGTCCCTCTCCAAGCCGAGGAACACGACCTTCCTGCACCACGAGTACAGTCTGGACGAGGTGGAGGGGTTCGAGCCGGTCCTGGCCGAACTGCCGCGGCTGAAGGTGAAGCCACCGACGGTCGACCTGGCCGAGTTCGACCGCAGCTACCGGCCCGACGACGCCTCGTCCACCAACCGCTCGCCCTCCGACCCGGCCTACCAGGAGTGGCACCGGGCGATGAAGCAGGGGAGCTGGCTGGACCCGGAAGGTGTGAAGCGTCAGGTGCGCCGCGACTTCCACCTCGTGAACCTCGACGAGACCATCGAGTACCCTGGCTACGACGCCTACTTCGACGCGAAGACCCGCACCGTGGCGGCGCTGGAGAAACTCTTCGGCACCGAGATCCGGTTTTCCGGCAGCATGTGGTACCCGCCGCACAGCTACCGCCTCTGGCACACCAACGAGGACCAGCCCGGTTGGCGGATGTACGTGGTCGACGTGGACCGGCCGTTCGAGAACGGGCACGACACGTCGTTCTTCCGCTACCAGAACCCGCAGACCGGCCAGATCGTCACCCTGCACGAGAAGCCGCGTATCGTCAGGTTCTTCAAGGCCGAGCAGGATCCCGACCGGTTGTTCTGGCACTGCATCGTCAACCCGACCGACCGGCACCGCTGGAGTTTCGGGTTCGTGGTGCCCGACGACTGGCAGGACAAGATCCGGATCCGGTCATGA
- a CDS encoding ATP-binding cassette domain-containing protein: MTSAPAVEARDVYKSYPGVDAVRGLDLTVGQGEFFGFLGPNGAGKSTTISMLCTLVRPTRGRIEIAGHDTQKVPDRVRRQLGLVFQEDTLDGELTAGENLRFHADLYALPRVGLREQIEAKLALVGLRERRDSLVRTFSGGMRRRLEIARGLLHRPRVLFLDEPTVGLDPQSRNGIWEHLRAARRQEGTTLFLTTHYLDEAEQCDRIAIIDGGRIVAQGTPDELKAVIGAARIGLRTGDDRAAARTLREKFGLEADPVDDGQGLRFRAKDGARLVPRLCAGLDVPVFEVTVTRPSLDDVFLHHTGRTIREEG; encoded by the coding sequence ATGACGAGCGCACCGGCCGTCGAGGCCCGGGACGTGTACAAGAGTTACCCGGGTGTCGACGCGGTGCGCGGTCTGGACCTGACCGTCGGGCAGGGGGAGTTCTTCGGCTTCCTCGGCCCGAACGGGGCCGGTAAGTCGACGACGATCTCGATGCTGTGCACGCTGGTGCGCCCGACCCGCGGCCGCATCGAGATCGCCGGGCACGACACGCAGAAGGTGCCCGACCGCGTCCGTAGGCAACTGGGTCTGGTCTTCCAGGAAGACACGCTGGACGGCGAGCTGACGGCGGGTGAGAACCTGCGGTTCCACGCCGACCTCTACGCACTGCCCCGGGTCGGCCTGCGCGAGCAGATCGAGGCCAAGCTCGCCCTGGTCGGTCTGCGCGAACGCCGCGACAGCCTGGTCCGCACCTTCTCGGGAGGCATGCGACGGCGGCTGGAGATCGCCCGGGGCCTGCTGCACCGGCCCCGGGTGCTCTTCCTCGACGAGCCCACCGTCGGGCTGGACCCGCAGTCGCGCAACGGCATCTGGGAGCACCTGCGCGCCGCCCGCCGCCAGGAGGGCACCACGCTCTTCCTCACCACGCACTACCTGGACGAGGCCGAGCAGTGCGACCGGATCGCGATCATCGACGGCGGGCGGATCGTGGCCCAGGGCACCCCCGACGAGCTGAAGGCGGTCATCGGGGCGGCCCGGATCGGGCTGCGGACCGGGGACGACCGGGCGGCGGCCCGGACCCTGCGGGAGAAGTTCGGTCTGGAGGCGGATCCGGTGGACGACGGGCAGGGTCTGCGGTTCCGGGCGAAGGACGGCGCCCGCCTGGTGCCGCGGCTGTGCGCCGGGCTCGACGTCCCGGTCTTCGAGGTCACCGTGACCCGGCCCAGTCTGGACGACGTGTTCCTGCACCACACCGGCCGCACCATCCGGGAGGAGGGCTGA
- a CDS encoding ABC transporter permease — MSVITRVAEPTEYAGPGVRERVRQELRAGWMVWRREMLHLLRDRTRVVMSLLQPFLFLLVLGVGLSRLIDSVGTAPGAGPAYLVFLFPGVLVMAVQAPAVSVGASIVWDRQSGFLREMLVAPVRRSTLLIGKCLGGATVAAVQGAVVLVVAGVVGVPYRLDLFLLLFAELLLASLVMTALGAVVAVTIQRMATFHTVLGALITPVLFLSGAMFPLASMPAWMAALAVLNPLTYVIDVMRRTVGAFTTTDGTPLAGPVTWAGRELPVALEVGLVVGFVVVLLGVAVRRFSRAE, encoded by the coding sequence ATGAGCGTGATCACGAGGGTCGCGGAGCCGACGGAGTACGCCGGGCCCGGCGTCCGGGAACGGGTGCGGCAGGAGCTGCGGGCCGGGTGGATGGTCTGGCGCCGCGAGATGCTGCACCTGCTGCGTGACCGCACCCGGGTGGTGATGTCGCTGTTGCAGCCGTTCCTGTTCCTGCTCGTGCTCGGCGTCGGGCTGTCCCGGCTGATCGACTCGGTCGGGACCGCACCGGGCGCCGGGCCCGCCTACCTGGTGTTCCTGTTCCCGGGCGTGCTGGTGATGGCCGTGCAGGCCCCGGCCGTCTCGGTCGGGGCGTCGATCGTCTGGGACCGGCAGAGCGGTTTCCTGCGGGAGATGCTCGTGGCCCCGGTGCGCCGCAGCACCCTGCTCATCGGCAAGTGCCTGGGCGGGGCCACGGTGGCGGCCGTGCAGGGGGCGGTGGTGCTGGTCGTGGCCGGTGTGGTCGGCGTCCCCTACCGGCTCGACCTGTTCCTGCTGCTGTTTGCCGAACTGCTGCTGGCCTCGCTGGTGATGACGGCGCTGGGTGCCGTGGTGGCCGTGACCATCCAGCGGATGGCCACCTTCCATACGGTGCTGGGCGCGCTGATCACCCCGGTGCTGTTCCTGTCCGGCGCGATGTTCCCGCTGGCCTCGATGCCGGCCTGGATGGCGGCCCTGGCCGTGCTGAACCCGCTGACCTACGTCATCGACGTGATGCGCCGCACCGTCGGGGCCTTCACCACCACCGACGGCACCCCGCTGGCCGGGCCGGTGACCTGGGCGGGCCGGGAACTGCCGGTGGCGCTGGAGGTCGGGCTGGTGGTGGGCTTCGTGGTGGTGCTGCTGGGCGTGGCCGTGCGCCGGTTCTCCCGGGCCGAATAG
- a CDS encoding AfsR/SARP family transcriptional regulator, producing MTDDTRRYAVLGPLDVRVGTRRIEVPAGRQRTLLATLLLNPNRVVSVDEIVDRVWGSKPPQRPRAALHTYVTRLRQTLDPMPKLETAAGGYLITTDAAELDLLRFRELSAQAERADRCHDLDTESHLLDEALGLWQGPVLSGVASDSLHRDVVPTLQEERLQVVERRNDVHIELGHHDDVVAELKALTGRHRYRERLWRQLMLALYRGGRKVEALQAYGRLKNQLRNEFGVDPGVDLQQLHLAILRSEEP from the coding sequence ATGACGGACGACACCCGTCGGTACGCGGTTCTCGGGCCGCTGGACGTGAGGGTGGGCACGCGGCGGATCGAGGTACCGGCCGGCCGGCAGCGCACGCTGCTGGCCACCCTGCTGCTGAACCCGAACCGGGTGGTGTCGGTGGACGAGATCGTCGACCGGGTGTGGGGGTCGAAACCTCCCCAGCGCCCCCGGGCGGCGTTGCACACCTACGTCACCCGGCTGCGGCAGACCCTCGACCCGATGCCGAAGCTCGAGACGGCCGCCGGGGGCTACCTGATCACGACCGACGCGGCCGAGCTGGACCTGCTGCGGTTCCGCGAGCTGTCGGCCCAGGCCGAGCGGGCCGACCGGTGTCATGACCTCGACACCGAGTCGCACCTGCTCGACGAGGCCCTGGGTCTGTGGCAGGGCCCGGTGCTGTCGGGGGTCGCCAGCGACTCGCTGCACCGCGACGTGGTGCCGACGCTGCAGGAAGAACGGCTCCAGGTGGTGGAGCGGCGCAACGACGTGCACATCGAGCTCGGCCACCACGACGACGTGGTGGCCGAGCTCAAGGCACTCACCGGCCGCCACCGGTACCGCGAGCGGCTGTGGCGCCAGCTGATGCTGGCCCTCTACCGCGGAGGGCGGAAGGTGGAGGCACTCCAGGCCTACGGGCGCCTCAAGAACCAGCTGCGCAACGAGTTCGGCGTCGATCCGGGGGTCGACCTGCAGCAGCTGCACCTGGCGATCCTGCGCAGCGAGGAACCCTGA
- a CDS encoding GNAT family N-acetyltransferase, with translation MTNDSSNGPTHPLDRPSYSSLTGPHRRFAIGTARAVRYPADVSPMNGMSDAADPQAWADLGELTGPGQTVLLPGPASTIDHLPAGWEVVMNLPGVQLVATDALVTAPDPELLTLGAGDVDDMLDLVARTEPGPFERRTIDLGTYRGVRIDGKLVAMGGERFYPPGYTEISAVCTDPAQRGRGLASRVIRAVAHGIRERGDVPMLHTAAVNTTAVRLYEGLGFAVRWHPTFFVFRTPAA, from the coding sequence ATGACGAACGACTCCAGCAACGGGCCGACCCACCCGCTCGACCGCCCGTCGTACAGTTCCCTCACCGGCCCGCACCGGCGGTTCGCGATCGGCACCGCCCGCGCCGTGCGCTACCCGGCCGACGTCTCCCCGATGAACGGGATGTCCGACGCGGCCGACCCGCAGGCCTGGGCCGACCTGGGTGAACTGACCGGCCCCGGCCAGACCGTGCTCCTGCCCGGCCCGGCGAGCACCATCGATCACCTTCCGGCGGGTTGGGAGGTCGTGATGAACCTGCCCGGCGTGCAGCTGGTGGCCACCGACGCACTCGTCACCGCGCCCGACCCGGAGCTCCTGACGCTCGGCGCCGGTGACGTGGACGACATGCTCGATCTGGTGGCCCGCACCGAGCCCGGCCCGTTCGAGCGCCGCACCATCGATCTCGGCACCTACCGGGGCGTGCGGATCGACGGCAAGCTGGTGGCGATGGGTGGCGAGCGCTTCTACCCGCCGGGCTACACCGAGATCAGCGCGGTCTGCACCGATCCCGCCCAGCGGGGCCGGGGCCTGGCCAGTCGCGTGATCCGGGCCGTCGCCCACGGCATCCGCGAGCGCGGTGACGTACCGATGCTGCACACGGCGGCCGTCAACACCACCGCCGTGCGTCTCTACGAGGGCCTGGGGTTCGCGGTCCGCTGGCACCCGACCTTCTTCGTGTTCCGCACGCCCGCCGCGTAA
- a CDS encoding glutathione S-transferase C-terminal domain-containing protein: MIALAGLGDVVTVSMVDEAPAPVSRHRHRLPGLEEAYRATDAQFAGPAIVPALWDRDTYRVVSNDYPTLERDLATEFADWSTTGVQLYPRDRQAEIDELDRWLGPVVDQGPSRLRIGSDRNGERARALLNKAFARLDRTLSNSRYLLGERLTLADVRLWVTLVRFGADVGRPQRISAELQRFASLWAYAQNLYEREEFRVTTDAEALRRPSFGAWHRAFREDRRTESDGPQGH, translated from the coding sequence GTGATCGCGCTCGCCGGGCTCGGCGACGTGGTCACGGTGTCGATGGTGGACGAGGCCCCGGCGCCGGTGTCCCGGCACCGCCATCGGCTTCCCGGTCTGGAGGAGGCCTATCGGGCCACCGACGCGCAGTTCGCCGGGCCGGCCATCGTGCCGGCCCTCTGGGACCGCGACACCTACCGTGTGGTGAGCAACGATTACCCCACTCTGGAGCGGGATCTCGCCACTGAGTTCGCCGACTGGTCCACCACCGGCGTCCAGCTCTACCCACGCGACCGGCAGGCCGAGATCGACGAACTGGACCGGTGGCTCGGCCCGGTCGTCGACCAGGGGCCCTCGCGGCTGCGGATCGGCAGTGACCGTAACGGCGAGCGGGCCCGCGCCCTGCTGAACAAGGCCTTCGCCCGTCTCGACCGCACTCTGTCGAACTCGCGTTACCTTCTGGGAGAACGACTCACGCTGGCCGACGTGCGTCTGTGGGTGACGCTCGTACGTTTCGGGGCCGACGTGGGCCGCCCACAGCGGATCTCGGCCGAGCTCCAGCGGTTCGCCAGTCTCTGGGCCTACGCACAGAATCTCTACGAACGTGAGGAGTTCCGCGTCACCACCGACGCCGAAGCGCTGCGGCGCCCGTCGTTCGGGGCCTGGCACAGAGCTTTTCGTGAGGACCGGCGCACGGAGAGTGACGGGCCTCAAGGGCACTGA